TACGATCTTCCAGGTCAGATTATAAATCTCCATCGTAGTCTCGCTGGGTGATGTGCCGCGATGCGCTATCACTTCCAGGGAGTCGCGATTATAGGTGAGTCCAGGACCCATATTAGGAGGAACCAGGCTGACCTGGTAAGGCACTACTTCCAGATAGCTGATATTCACCGGAGTCTGGGAAAGCACCTTGACTTGAGTCGAAACAGCATCCATATAGGCCAGCCTAGCCAGATTGTGGTTGTAATCAAAGCCGATGCTTGGCGCAAAAGTCTGGGTAGTATTGGCTATGACTTCTTTTGTCCAGCCTGAAAAAGTGTGGACAGCCATATACAGCGAATTCGGGAAATTATTGTAAGCCAGATACTGGTGGTCGCCGCTGTAAAACAATGAGCAGTAATAGCTGCCAGCGCTGTTTGTCATGTCTGTGGCGTTGAAACTGTCGTCAATTGCCTCTGCAGTATCATAGCCGCCGTGGCAGCGCCGTTTGACCAGCATCAAAGTATGATTTGCCTTGGAAAAGTAAGAAAATGTCGGCCGCAGAGTGTGCTGGTGAGTGAGATAGTCATACCCTTCATCAACGTCCATGTCGAAATTCGGACCTACTCCTGTCACGACAGTTTCAGGCTGTGTCCAGGTCTTGGCTTCATCTGTCTGCTGATACTGCAGCTTCAGGTTGTTGTCTTCCACATATGCCACGAACAGCTGGCTTTTACCGATGTCGGGCAGCACACCATAATGGAGCACGGTTTTAGGGCCAAGTACAGCTTGTCCTGCCTGATGCAGGACTTCCACAGTCCAGGTTGTACCGTTGGTGCGGGCGAGTTTTACATTGTTTAACGTTGTATCAAGGTAAGAGATTGCAGGCTGTGTGATCTGGGTCTGCATGTCATAAGCCAGGCAGATGGAACTGCCTGTTCCCACAGAACTGTTTCCGCCGTTGTCGACAAGCTGAGGGTGAAATACGAGAGTTTCATAAGTATCCTTTGAAACATAGTTGTACCAGAGATCGCCGCTGGTAGCGTCTAAGTAACTGACATATGGCATTCCATTGTAGTCCAGATCCATTGAGGGATATTGTCCGAGATCCCTGCCGCTTACATAGGCAAGAGTCTGGTTGATCCATGTCTCTGAAGTTCTATCCCAATGGCTGCAGATCAGGCTTTTGGTGACATTATCATAATAAGCTACAGCTGAATCACCTGAAGAATTCATTTTCATTACCATGTGGGGAATTTGTGGTGTTTCAACCTGTGTGCTGATGACCGCGGTCGGGTTCCATGAAGTGGCGGCCTGCGCCTGCGGTACCAACAGTGCGACAATCAAAAGGACTGCCAGAAAAAGTGATCTCATTCTTCCTCCTCCTGAAATTTATAGAGAATATCTTTACTGCTTGAAAGAATTTTATCCAGGCCTGGCCTTGAAGTCAAGTCTGCTGTCGCAGGGCCAAAACTCAGTATTTTCATGGGTTTTCAGTGCCAACGAATTTTCTGCATGTTCAGGGAGGACAGTGCAAATTTATATGCCGCACAATTTTTTTTGCTCAATTTGGTGACAGGTAATTCAATTGGTATTTAAAAGATTATATTAGTCTATTTAAATCATTTTGATCAATTTAATCAGGAAGGTGCCAAGGCCAGACACAGGGTTCTGCCCCTACGATCTATGGCGCCCTGTAACCGTAATTCAGTTTACCCGCGTTCTCCATGTAAAACCAGTATCCCATCAAAGGGTCGAGGTTTTTCAGAGTGGAAAAAGTGAGCGCTGAATTATTCATGAAAGTGCGGAAACCTTCATTCCCTCCGTCAGCTGTATCCCGATAAAATCCCATGATGTATCTGCTTTTTCCGGAAATCGGATTCTGATTGAAGACGCAGTCGATCACAGTATTTGTCTGCAGTTCGACAGTAGGCAGGCTGTTTGAAGCTGAGAGCCAGTAGCCGATCAGATTCCAGCCTGTGCCGAGCTGCAATTCCACTGTCTCTGAAATTGCAGTGCCGTCTGCGGTCAGGCTGCAGTCTGAAGTCGCGTACACCCAGTAGCCATGATAACCATCCAGGGTGATGAGAGTGGAAAAATCCCGCAAGCCTTCGATGTTCATGTAAGTCCTGAATCCTTCATTGCCCTGGTCCGGCGGATTCCGGAAAAAAGCCATCACATATTTCATCTGAGCTGTCTGATCAAAGATCACCTCGATCGAAGCTCTGCAGGGAGTAAGGCCGAGGGAAATCAGATTCCAGCCGTTTCTGATGGAAAACTGCCTGCTCATGATCCCGCCTGTAAAAACCGTAGAGACCGCAAGTTCTGCAGTGACAGAAGCGTCGTGCCCGTTAAATGCAGCACAGAGCGTAGTTTCCCCGCTCCAGGCCGGAGCTGTGAAAATGCCGGATTCCAGTGTTCCAGTGCCGGTCAGGATGCTCCAGGTGGGGATGATTTCTGCAGTGCTCCCATTGCTGAAGCCTGCCACAGCCAAGATGTTTTTAAGAGAATATTCAGTATATTCATTTAAAGTCAGCTCTGCCGGGGTCAGCTGCATAGAGACAGGCACGAGCGATGAAAGAGCAGTCAGGCTGAGTTCAGCGGTCGCAGTAAATGAACCTTCTGAATAAGAGCAGAGAAGCACTGCGCTCCCGCCAAGCTGCGGAGCAGTGTAAACGGCCCCATTCACGCTGCCGTCTCCACTTTTTCTGGTCCAGGTCCCTGTCACTGCCGCGGTCGAACTGTCCGTATAATGGGCATTGACTGTGATCCCGCCAAGGTCAAAAGTCGCGGTTTCCACAGTGATCTGGGTCGCAGAAAGTGTGACCGCAGTAAGATGCTTCAGTGCCACTACTGTGAGTTCCGCTGTTTTGGTCAGCGAGGATTCGGTGTAAGAGCAGACCAGCATGCTCGTGCCTGGAGAGGAAGGAGTGTAAGCGCCGCCTGTGACTGCATTGCCGTCGCTTTTTTTAGTCCAGGAAACACTGGTGACTTTGGCGGTGGAACTGTCTGAATAATGGGCTGTCACTTCAATGCTGCTAAGATTGCAGGATAATTCGATGGTCACTGAAGCTGGATTGAGAGTGATCGAAGAGAGCTGTTTCCCCTGAGCAGCAGCAATGCTGAAATCAGCGGTTTTCGTGTATCCGCTTGCTGCTTCCTTGTAGGAACAGGTGAGCAGAGCGGTTTCAGTGGTGGCTGCGGCAGTATAAGTGCTGCCGGAGAGCCTTCCGCTGCCGGATTTGATGCTCCAGGTTCCAGTCACACTGGCTGTGGTAGTGTCTGAATATCTGGCTGTCACTGTGACTAAGCCTAGACTATAGGATGCACCGGCATTTACACTGGCACTGGCTGGATTCAGAGTGATCCGCGCTATGGCTTTGGGACCGCTGTAATTGTTGGTGAAATTGATGCTTGAACCGCTCGTCTGGATGGAACTGAGCGAGACGTATGATGTGAGGGCGTAGAATGAAGAGCTGTTGGCACCGGAGCTGGGCAGCGTAGTGTTGAAAACTGTTTTATTGAGGCTGCCTGGGAATGCGTCGGCTGCAGTGCCTTCGTCCCCGCCCATTCCAAGGTGGCTTCCGCTGGTCCAGTCAGCTTCCACGACAGAGACGCCGTAATGGCTTGAGTTGTTATTGATCCCGCTCTCCCACTGCGTTGTCAGGATCTGCTCGTCCACATGCCAGACAAGCGCTCCGCTTCCAGGGATGCCTGAGTCGAAACCTGTCAGCTGCCTGTTTTCCAGCAGGAAATATTCAGTTCCATTGATCGCTGCCCTGATCACAGGATCTGTCGTTGATTCGATCGGAGTCAGCGAGAAATTCCCGGCATAAGCGCTGATGTCTGTCAGGTCGCACCAGCCCAGGAAATACCTGCACCAGGCGCTGAGATAGGCCGGACTGCTGCCGTCATTGGTACTTATTCCGTTCCAGGATCCTCCGTCCATCAGGCACCATCTGCCGACAACTGAATTTCCGTTGGCTGTGTCATACAGGTCAGGCAGGCCCAGGTCATGCCCGAATTCATGGCAGAGGATTCCGACCGGAGAGCTTTGCGCCTGCATGGTGTAATTCTGGGCTTTGAAACCCGTAGAAATTATCTCCCCATGCGGCCCGCTTGGATTCTGGATTTCCCAGCGGTTGGACCAGATGTCGCCGGCATTCCTGGTGGCTTCCTGGGCATTGCCTGAATGCACGACCATCAGATGGTCCAGTATCCCGTCATTGTTTTTATCCAGCAGACTTTGATTGAAGCTGTAACTTTGTGCCTTGAGTTTATCGATAGCCTCTCTGGCCAGTTCATAGATATTGCCGTTATAATCGTCGGTATTGCTGACGCTGTCCGCAGCATACCAGTCATACGTGTGGGATGAAGTAACTATCGGAGCGTTCACAAATGTGACCTGCAGCTTGCCGTGAGAAACAGCTTCATAGTAAGCCACAAACCTGGTTTCTTTCTGATTCAGATCCTGGTTGATTGTATCTGTCATAGGTTTGTCCGTAAATCCGAAAGGCACCACCAGGATCACGCATTCGCCTGTCTGCGGGTCCTGGGATGTGAAGGCTCCCATTTTCGGGGCATGGTCAGGAATTCTCAGCGGCGCACGCCTGGAGCTCAATTCACTGTGGTAGAATTCTGGGTAAACGTCAGGTTTGGGTGGAGCAGGCAGAATATCGGCAAAAATCAAGACGGAAAATTCAAGCAGGAACAGGATTAGCAGGAATCTCATTTGAACAGCTCCGAATTTTTTTAGTAATTATAACTAAATTCAGTTAAAAGAAAAAGGGACTGTCTTTTGGACAGCCCCTTTTGACTTGCGATTCAGGAGATCAGTATGTGAATGTCACTGTCTCGGGCAGCGGCTGCGTGGAGCCGTTGAATACAACTGAAGATGCAGGTGAAGTGCAGAGATGACCGGCAATGTAGAACTTGATGGGAGTGGTCTTCACTCCGCCGTTGCCAGTTCCGGCCGGGTCTTCTGTCAGCACGTTGAAAAGAGGTACTGCACCGGCTGCAGTGATCGTGGTCCTGCCGCAGAGCAGGGCTGAGGATCCGGCTGCAACGCTCAATGCATAAACCCTGTTTCCAGCTGCGCCGCTGCTGCCTGTGGTTGACAGGAACTGCTGGGTGCTGTTGTTGGAAGACTGGATTGCATTGGGTTTCGCTGTGGCGCTGGCTGCGGCTGAGGATTCGGTCGCATTGATCACGAAAGCGGAATAGTAATATGTAGTTCCGCCGGTGAGGCCTGTTTCAGCGGTAAAGCCATACCAGAGATTGGCATCGACTTCCCTGGACCAGACAAAGGTGCCGGCAGTTGCGCTGGCGGGTGCGGAAGTGGTTGATCTTCTGACCATCAGCTGGGTGCCGCCATTGAGGTCTGTCGGGGTCTTGCAGTACAGGTCGATTTCAACGGAATCCCAGGGCAGGGCCACAAAGGTGGACACTGCGTTCGGTCCGGCTGTGATGCCGACTGTGACTGTTGCAGTCTGGCCGCCATAGGTTGCGGTCAGCACTGCGTCACCGATTGTGGTCCAGGTATAGGTGGAGCCGCTGACTGTACCAACACCTGAGGTCTTGGTCCAGGTCGGGGTGACTGAGGCTGAGGAATCATCTGTGTAGAGTCCGAACACCATTACATTGCTCAGATCGTAACCTGTGGTGCCATTAGCAAGCTTCAGGCTGAGGGTCTGGAACATCTGCTCGATCATGATGCTGGAGAGATTCTTTTGCACATATTTGATTGATCCGCAGATTGTGTTGTATTTGGCTGTGGAATACATGTTGCTTCCGAAGACCACGTTGTAGGTATAGGTAGCATTGTTTGTGATCTTGCCATTGATGGTGTTGAACAGCGCGGCAGCCATGGTGGAACTCAGATTCAGGCTCACTGTGTGGCTGCTGACTGTAAAGAGGTTCGAGCTAACATTGGTATAAGTGCTGGAACCGGTGGCACCGTCATTCTTATAGCTGATCGTGACTTTTGCGTTATCAGGCACTGTGAAAGCATTGGTGGTGTGATTGTAACTGAGTGTGGAAAGTTCGACAGTCGCCCTGTTGGTGGCAGTGTAAAGCACGACTGTGAGCGAGGTCGAGAAGTCCTTGGTATTGCCTGTGGTATTGAGAGTGGCATTGAAGACAGGGGTGACATCAGATGCACTGTGCGGAATGTCGAAGGTCGGCAAGCCTGTAGCTGTGACTATGCCACTGCTCGGTGCACCCATGTTGATTGAAGTGCTGTTGATGGCTGTGACTGTGAGGTGCGGATACAGGTCTGAGTCTGTAATCACAGCTGTGTTGCCGGTCAGGGTAGTGGAGGCTGTAGTCGTTTCTAGTGTGGCATTGCTGGTGATTGTAGCCATGGTAAAAGTCGAGGTAGGAATGGCGATCTTGGCTACTTCGTCCATCAGAGTCGGCTTGACCATGTTGGCCAATGTGCAGAGGTTGCCAAGGCCTGTAGCTGTGTTGGCTGATGCAGCGCAGTCCAGGTTGGAGTCTGCAAAGCCGAGACGGGCAGCCACAGTGGCCTGGGCCTGTGAAACAACCGCTTCTGTAATAGTGGTGGCATTGAAGTTCGAACCTTCCAGTTTGGTGGCGATTGCGCTGATCATTCCGTCGACAGTGGTGCAAGTGCTTAAATCAGCTCCTGTCATGCCTGCGCCTGTGTTCAGAAGAGCCATGGATGCGATTGTGGTGGCAGGGGTCATGGACATGTCCTGGCCGTCCTTGACGTCAGGCTGCACGTTCAGCATCATCTTGTCTATGCCGAGGAGTTTGTACTTGATAAAGTAAACATGGGGCAGATTGTCATAATCAATGGAAGATATGACTCTCACAGTATAACGGCCGGTTGTGGTATCTGTGAAAGTGGGGAGTCCGGACGCGATGTTCTGCTTATGGCCGTTCTTGTCCTGCACATAGCAGTAGAACCCGGTGACATCGGCTGAGGTAAGGTATGAGTTGTTGGCAATTCCCTTCAGGATCTTGGTGGCAATGCCGCCTTCGTCGCCGCCGCTGCCGAAGCAGCCGGTCATAGTCAAAAAGGCTGCTACGATGCCTGTGATTACAAACAGACTTACTAATTTCTTGTTCACTCGTTTCCTCCTAAAAATCTTTGGTTGGGATTTCTCCCTGGTTTCCGTAAAATTCCTCTAGTGATCTACGCCATCACCTCCTCTGATTAATCAACTTTATCCTTAAATACTATTTGGGTTTGTGCCTTATTTTAGTATTCCAGTCTGTGCCTGTCAAAGATTTTTTTTACCGGAAACCGTGGGGAATTTTGGATTCGCAGGGGCACAGCGTACTTTGTCCTTATTTCAAGCCGTTTGAGGTTTACATGTTGGTATATTGGTATATTGGTATGTTGGTAAGATTCTGTAACGGAAATTTCACTGCGTTCAATTTCCTAACAGACTCTATACCCGAGGTTCGAAGAACCGAGTGGGATATGTTGGTCTAGCGGCCATACTCCTCATGTACCGCCTTCTTCACTACCAGCCTGTAGTCCTTTACATAGCGCAAATGACCATTTTGATTAAAATACTTCAATATCAACTCTTTCATACCGGTTTCCACCTTGAGGAAAGGATAGCTTTCAAAGAAAGAGGAATATTTATGAGCAAGCCCGCCCTTGATCAGAAAACTGGTGGTGACAATTGAGTAGAAGCTCTCGGCCATCAGCGGGTTCCCGTCGATGAAAATTGCGATCCTCTCTGCTGAGCAGCTTGTATAAGGTTCCTTTCTAAGGCAGGCCGGGCTTTCCATTTTCTGGCAGAGGTCGCAGAGAACCGCGGGGTCGCCGGTAGAGCATTTGATTGAAATTGACTGAGGGGCTGCTTTTTCCAGCCGCTCCAGATTCTGGAAAACCCTGCGGCAGATGGGATCGTCAGTGTATTCGATCCTGACACCGGAAAAGTAGCAGAAAAAATAGGGGTCTTCCACGAAGTTGGAGATCATTTTGGAAAACAGCCGGAAGATCTCGTCGCCCGGGAGAGTGCCTGAATAAAGCTCATTGTCCCAGTAAATGATTTTTTCCAGCAGCTCGCGCGTGACTGTTCCCCTGCCCAGGATCGGGTTGATGCAGGAGGCATTCAGGAACACGATGTCTGCAGCGAGAGAAAACCTGATCAGGTCTGCCACGAAATCCCCGAACGCAGTCTCGCCTGAATATTTTTCAGTGATGAAATCGCTGAGGGATTCACCGAGCACTTCAGTAACTCCTTCGATGCCCAGGCGGATTTTCTCCTGCCCAAGCTTTTCCCTGAACACCAGATCAGGCACCTGAGCGCTCAGTTCGATCAATCCGTGCTTTCTGGCTGCGGCTTTACCGCTCCCGTTGATCTCCAGTTCCACGCATCCCAGATATTTTCCTTCTCCGCCTGAATGACAGATCATGGTATGGCCTGAATAATAATCATCTTTGATCACCGTATGAGTATGCCCGCCGAGGATCAGGTCAATTTCAGGATGTGCTTCAGCGACCTGCTGGTCAGCCGGGAAACCGAGGTGCGAGAGCAGGACTAGAAAATCAGACTCAGCCTTCAGTTTTGGAAGATTGGCTGTCAGTGTTGCTTCAGGGTCTGAAAATGTATATTCAGGGTATTCAGGCTGGCCGCTGAGAATGCCTGGAAAACAGACTCCCAGCACCGCGATTCTGAATCCGTTCAGATTGAAAATCCTGGATACTGCACCGCCGTCATAGCCGATCGAGAGGTTGGAATTGAAAATGGTAAAATGCGCTTCCCTGAGCGATCCAGGAAGAGAGGCAGGCGCAATGTCCAGCTCATGGTTTCCAAGCACCATGGCGTCGTAGTTCAATAGATTCATCGAGATGATCGAATCAAGGCCCTGATTTTGGGTGGAAACGGAATCTCCGGCATCCAGCAGCAGGAATTTCTCCCGCTCTGATTTCAATACAGAAGCGATGTATGCAAAGGAGCCGACATTCCAATGCAGATCGCCTGTGTAGTAGATTTTAAGCTTCATTTCATTAGATTCTTCAAGCCTACAAACTTCAATCCACCAATTCAGTTTCTATTGTATGGTTTCCACAAAAAAAGGGCACGGTTTCCCGTGCCCTTTTGGTTCACTCATGATTGTATTCGATTCTGGTCTTCTGTCTCTTCAGCAGTTCGTCCATCAGTTTGGTGTCCAGGATCCAGAAAGGCACCAGGATCGCCCTGGTATTGTTGGACTTGTCTGTGACAGAGATCTTGAGCAGTTCAGGTTCAAGCGGCAGTTGCTCGAAATCAAGGCGTGTGCTTTCCTTGAACTGGGTGAAGAAGATGGCATGCTTATGGCCTGTGTTGTCTGTCATGATCGGGATATTCTCAGTCGGGAGATTGACCCAGGCCCCGTCCGGATCGGTAACGCCAGGCGTTTTCTTGACTTCGATCTTCACATTACCGGCGAAAGTCACAGGGAATACTCCATTGTGTCCCTCGATCAGGTTGTGGGAGATGAAAGGTGCATTTTCAATACAATCGACATTGTCGCGGGCTTTGACTTCAAAAGCCACTCTCATGTCCTCGTCAATGCCTAGCACATTCGGCTTATTCGGAGTCAGGTCGCCAATGTACTGGCCGAAATCGAAAAACTCCGCTTTCATGTAGTTGTTGCCTGGCATCGGCTGATCCACGGCATCGAGGGAATACACATTCCTGTCGATGAAATAGTCGAAGATGTCACGTGGCTTATCGACAGTCTCGTCATTCCCTTCCACCAGCCTGGGCTCATTTTTCCCGTCGCCTGTGACTATGATCCGGATCTTTCCGCGCTCGCTGGTGACGCTGTTGAGCGGATTCAGGCCTGTTCCGCCCCATTC
The window above is part of the Candidatus Wallbacteria bacterium genome. Proteins encoded here:
- a CDS encoding 5'-nucleotidase C-terminal domain-containing protein, with product MKLKIYYTGDLHWNVGSFAYIASVLKSEREKFLLLDAGDSVSTQNQGLDSIISMNLLNYDAMVLGNHELDIAPASLPGSLREAHFTIFNSNLSIGYDGGAVSRIFNLNGFRIAVLGVCFPGILSGQPEYPEYTFSDPEATLTANLPKLKAESDFLVLLSHLGFPADQQVAEAHPEIDLILGGHTHTVIKDDYYSGHTMICHSGGEGKYLGCVELEINGSGKAAARKHGLIELSAQVPDLVFREKLGQEKIRLGIEGVTEVLGESLSDFITEKYSGETAFGDFVADLIRFSLAADIVFLNASCINPILGRGTVTRELLEKIIYWDNELYSGTLPGDEIFRLFSKMISNFVEDPYFFCYFSGVRIEYTDDPICRRVFQNLERLEKAAPQSISIKCSTGDPAVLCDLCQKMESPACLRKEPYTSCSAERIAIFIDGNPLMAESFYSIVTTSFLIKGGLAHKYSSFFESYPFLKVETGMKELILKYFNQNGHLRYVKDYRLVVKKAVHEEYGR
- a CDS encoding M6 family metalloprotease domain-containing protein, with the translated sequence MRFLLILFLLEFSVLIFADILPAPPKPDVYPEFYHSELSSRRAPLRIPDHAPKMGAFTSQDPQTGECVILVVPFGFTDKPMTDTINQDLNQKETRFVAYYEAVSHGKLQVTFVNAPIVTSSHTYDWYAADSVSNTDDYNGNIYELAREAIDKLKAQSYSFNQSLLDKNNDGILDHLMVVHSGNAQEATRNAGDIWSNRWEIQNPSGPHGEIISTGFKAQNYTMQAQSSPVGILCHEFGHDLGLPDLYDTANGNSVVGRWCLMDGGSWNGISTNDGSSPAYLSAWCRYFLGWCDLTDISAYAGNFSLTPIESTTDPVIRAAINGTEYFLLENRQLTGFDSGIPGSGALVWHVDEQILTTQWESGINNNSSHYGVSVVEADWTSGSHLGMGGDEGTAADAFPGSLNKTVFNTTLPSSGANSSSFYALTSYVSLSSIQTSGSSINFTNNYSGPKAIARITLNPASASVNAGASYSLGLVTVTARYSDTTTASVTGTWSIKSGSGRLSGSTYTAAATTETALLTCSYKEAASGYTKTADFSIAAAQGKQLSSITLNPASVTIELSCNLSSIEVTAHYSDSSTAKVTSVSWTKKSDGNAVTGGAYTPSSPGTSMLVCSYTESSLTKTAELTVVALKHLTAVTLSATQITVETATFDLGGITVNAHYTDSSTAAVTGTWTRKSGDGSVNGAVYTAPQLGGSAVLLCSYSEGSFTATAELSLTALSSLVPVSMQLTPAELTLNEYTEYSLKNILAVAGFSNGSTAEIIPTWSILTGTGTLESGIFTAPAWSGETTLCAAFNGHDASVTAELAVSTVFTGGIMSRQFSIRNGWNLISLGLTPCRASIEVIFDQTAQMKYVMAFFRNPPDQGNEGFRTYMNIEGLRDFSTLITLDGYHGYWVYATSDCSLTADGTAISETVELQLGTGWNLIGYWLSASNSLPTVELQTNTVIDCVFNQNPISGKSRYIMGFYRDTADGGNEGFRTFMNNSALTFSTLKNLDPLMGYWFYMENAGKLNYGYRAP